The following are encoded in a window of Methanobacteriales archaeon HGW-Methanobacteriales-1 genomic DNA:
- a CDS encoding carbamoyl phosphate synthase small subunit (catalyzes production of carbamoyl phosphate from bicarbonate and glutamine in pyrimidine and arginine biosynthesis pathways; forms an octamer composed of four CarAB dimers), with translation MVKEAKLALEDGTILTGESFGYETIKTGEVVFATGMTGYVESLTDPSYKGQILMTTYPLQGNYGISPEWYQSEGIKAEGFIVREECIHPSHSLSEKGLSDFLSEFKIPGIGGIDTRALTIKIRERGTMKGALATTEVSDEELLEMAISQKDITEIDLVDEVCVKEPKIFGKDYPERVVIVDCGIKNNSINAILKREVGVVVLPYNTNIKDIVDYDPDAVLISSGPGDPTRVKDAINVIPKLAERLPVFGICLGQQLISLAFGAKIYKMKFGHRGTNQPVKDLKTGKVSITSQNHGFSVDPDSIINKPLNVTQINLNDGTVEGIEHEELPVSSVQYHPEAGPGPHDTDYAFDRFVKAMRDY, from the coding sequence ATGGTAAAAGAGGCAAAACTTGCTTTAGAGGACGGAACTATTCTCACAGGAGAAAGCTTTGGTTACGAAACAATAAAAACAGGAGAAGTGGTTTTTGCCACTGGAATGACGGGTTATGTTGAATCCCTTACAGACCCTTCTTATAAAGGCCAAATTTTAATGACAACTTATCCATTACAGGGTAATTATGGTATAAGTCCTGAATGGTATCAGTCAGAAGGTATTAAGGCCGAAGGTTTTATTGTAAGAGAAGAATGTATTCATCCTTCCCACAGTCTTTCTGAGAAGGGATTATCTGACTTTTTATCTGAATTTAAAATTCCAGGAATTGGTGGAATTGACACTCGGGCATTAACCATCAAAATAAGAGAAAGAGGAACCATGAAAGGGGCATTGGCCACAACCGAAGTTTCTGATGAGGAATTATTAGAAATGGCTATTTCTCAAAAAGATATCACTGAAATTGATTTAGTGGATGAGGTTTGTGTTAAAGAACCAAAAATCTTTGGAAAAGATTACCCTGAAAGAGTGGTTATTGTTGATTGTGGAATAAAAAACAACAGTATCAATGCTATTTTAAAAAGAGAAGTGGGAGTAGTTGTTTTACCATATAATACTAATATTAAAGATATTGTGGATTACGATCCTGATGCAGTTCTCATATCGAGCGGTCCGGGAGATCCTACTCGGGTTAAAGATGCTATAAATGTTATTCCAAAGCTTGCTGAGCGATTACCAGTATTTGGTATTTGTTTGGGTCAGCAGTTAATTTCTCTGGCATTCGGGGCAAAAATTTATAAGATGAAATTTGGCCACCGGGGAACTAACCAGCCGGTTAAGGATTTAAAAACTGGAAAAGTATCTATAACTTCTCAGAATCATGGTTTTTCTGTAGATCCAGATTCTATTATTAATAAACCTCTAAATGTCACTCAAATTAACTTAAACGATGGTACTGTCGAGGGAATAGAGCACGAAGAACTACCTGTAAGTAGTGTGCAGTACCACCCAGAAGCAGGGCCTGGCCCGCATGATACAGACTATGCCTTTGATAGATTTGTCAAAGCTATGAGGGATTACTAG
- the rimI gene encoding ribosomal-protein-alanine N-acetyltransferase — translation MIIREFRLSDLKKVVEIEEMSFDEPYPPSILKDIFNLGAGFLVAQEDNIIVGYIIFWIRFEDEGHIISLAVDKKYRRNSVGNKLLGMAIEMFQKFNMKNIKLEVRYENKGAIKFYKTMGFHQEKIMPGYYEDGEDAVIMNLPLEKELSYSENKSYKWME, via the coding sequence ATGATTATAAGGGAATTCAGACTTTCAGACCTTAAAAAGGTTGTAGAAATCGAAGAAATGTCTTTTGACGAACCATATCCTCCTAGCATCTTGAAAGATATTTTCAATCTTGGTGCAGGATTTTTAGTGGCCCAAGAAGATAATATAATTGTAGGGTATATTATATTTTGGATTAGATTTGAGGATGAAGGTCATATTATATCTCTGGCAGTGGATAAAAAATACCGTCGTAATAGTGTGGGTAATAAACTTTTAGGAATGGCCATAGAAATGTTTCAGAAATTTAATATGAAAAACATTAAATTAGAAGTAAGATATGAAAATAAAGGGGCCATTAAATTTTACAAAACCATGGGTTTTCACCAAGAGAAAATAATGCCCGGTTACTATGAGGACGGGGAAGATGCAGTTATAATGAACTTGCCACTGGAAAAAGAACTTTCCTATTCCGAGAATAAATCTTATAAATGGATGGAATAA